CGGGGCGGAAATCCTCGAGACGGTACATCCAGTAGGAGTCGACCACGTCGCGCACGGTGGCGCCATCGGTGCGCGCGGGCAGTGGCACGTTCACCATGTTGCCCGCCCGACTGTCGGCGCCGCTGTACGGGTAGAACGGGTGCTGGAAGAAGCTGACCATCAGCACCCGGTCATCGCCGGTCAGGATGTCTTCGGTGCCGTTGCCATGGTGCACGTCGAAGTCAACCACGGCCACACGCTGCAGTCCGCGCACATCGAGCGCGTGCCGCACGGCCACCGCCACGTTGTTGAAGAAGCAGAACCCCATGGTCTGGTTGTGCATCGCGTGGTGGCCTGGCGGGCGCACGGCGCAGAAGGCGTTGCTCAGGCGACCGTCGAGCACGGCGTCGGTGGCGGCCACGGCGGCACCGGCTGCCCGCCACGCCGCCGAACGGGTGCCCGGGCAGGCCCAGGTGTCGGGGTCGAGCGCGCGGGTGTCGCCGGTGGCTTCGAGCTGTTGCAGGAAGTCGTCCAGGGTCAGCACGTAGTTGAGGTCGTGCGCCAGCGCGAGGTCGTTGTTCGAGGCCAGGGGCACCTCTTCTCGCTGCAGCAGGGCGTCCAGGCCCTGTGCACGCAACTGGTCCTCGATGGCGCTGATGCGCTGCGGACACTCCGGGTGGCCTGTGCCCATCTCGTGGGCCAGGCAGTCGGGGTGAGAAAAATAGCCGGTTGCCATGGGTCTCTCTCGGTCTGCAAGCCTGCGTGCTTTGGGGTATGGTCCGGGCATGCTCCGCAACGACACACTGTCCGCTGCTCGGCCGGGCGCGGGCGCCGCCATGCCGCCGTCCTCTTCTTCACTCTCAGGCCTCGTCGATCAGGTTAGCACGATCGTGGTCGGCAAACGGGAACAGGTGACGCTGGCCGTCATCTGTCTGCTGGCCTCGGGACACCTGCTGATCGAGGACGTGCCAGGCGTGGGCAAGACGACGCTGTCTCATGCGCTGGCGCGCTCGCTGGGGCTGCAGTTCGCCCGGGTGCAGTTCACATCCGACCTG
This is a stretch of genomic DNA from Aquabacterium olei. It encodes these proteins:
- a CDS encoding histone deacetylase family protein; the encoded protein is MATGYFSHPDCLAHEMGTGHPECPQRISAIEDQLRAQGLDALLQREEVPLASNNDLALAHDLNYVLTLDDFLQQLEATGDTRALDPDTWACPGTRSAAWRAAGAAVAATDAVLDGRLSNAFCAVRPPGHHAMHNQTMGFCFFNNVAVAVRHALDVRGLQRVAVVDFDVHHGNGTEDILTGDDRVLMVSFFQHPFYPYSGADSRAGNMVNVPLPARTDGATVRDVVDSYWMYRLEDFRPEMIFISAGFDGHREDEMGGMGLVEADYAWITARILDVARRFCEGRVVSCLEGGYNLSALGRSVAAHVRTLIEER